The nucleotide sequence AGTTCAGGGAGGTTAAGAGAGAAATTGTAATCTCTCAACTGTGCCTTCTATGAGATGTCTTATTTAGCCCTTATAGATCTtgtctatttataagcgagagtAGAGCGTCTAAGATAAATTATTGGGAGAGTTCCTTTCATCAAAAGCATCCCTTAAGGAATCATACTATAatatataccttttttttttattgaccaatatttatcatcaaaatttaattaattttattatatatcttatccaattataaagcgcAACACAATCTAACACTTGTATCTTCACACTTTTGTCACGAGTGGCTTAAACATTCAGCTTGTCATTTTGCGAGCACTGTGACAGAAATAGATACCCAAATGTCATGCTCAAAGATTTTATCTTTGAGTGTTTTATTTTGTTGGTGCAGCTTCAACCGATTAGACTTTGCCGGAGTAGGCATCCGAGGAACAGCTTTGCGAGAGATTGCTTCTAGCCATTAACGAAGCTAATGAAGGGTTTGGCTTTGGCTGACTCCAGATCTACTCCTTGGTATCATGCAGATGCTTCGTTCAACATAGCATGCTGCGACTCATCCATTTCGAGATAGATATCGTCTTTGATGCGAATCCAAGTATTCGGAGCAAGTACAAATGAAGAATGGACACTACCTGAAGACTTGTAATTAAATACGTAAGATTTAGGATTCAAACTCATAAATTGCTTTGATACCATCATACAGACAGAGATACTCGAGTGATCATAAATCTAAAAAAACTTTAACAGGTGCTACGTTGGACCGGGAGAAGCTGTTGAACTTGGGCTTTCGTTTGCAGTTTGGGTCAAATGATGTCCAGGGTGGGTATTTTGCTTGCCTTTTCACGAATCAACCCAAGGGCAGAGGCCGCCCCCTTGGGTTGTGAGCTGGGCTGGAATAAATGTGTTCTTTATCGATTGCTCCTTTATTATTTCTGTCGCACATTAAATCTCGTTTTGTCTTTGTTCTTGCAGTCTTCGATGGTCAGGTCATAGATGGTTCGGAGGCGGAAGCCATGAAATAAATAGAAGGTAATCAATCCCTTGCTATCATATGAGGGCTTTAAAAAGCACAAACAATTTtagtttgaaataatatgaaatgcAAAATAACAGTTTTAGTGTGAAATGTGATGTATTTAAAAGGTAGGAAGAGCTAATAAGTATCGACAACTAAAAATATAGACTAATATTTTtaacaaacaatataaaaaatatcaattagcataatttaaaatatgataatCGAAAATATAAAGGTAGCAATAAATTATCAAAGATACTATAGCAGATGATAACGTCAATTGTGAATGCACAAATTAGTTTTGGTTTGATTcccaagttatgatcatgcataacAATGTAGTTGACTGTTTTGATTCTAATAATAAAAGCAAACGTCACCCGAGAAAATTTACCCTCTCATAATTAAAACATAACAATGTGTAGCTGACAGTTtgagaaaataattaatattaattataaaagtATTATGatgtctcaattatttatttttatcattttttagtcTTATAATTAAGAGTGTTTAATCCttccttatggtttctaataaaaaatattttttttcctttttatactattaatattaattGGTTCCAGATAAGGCTATTGTTGTTGGTGGCTTGGAAGGAGGCTCCACATGTTAATTAATGCACGGAGTTAAGGACCCGTCTCCCGAGTCTACACCTCATTGACTTGTAGGGTTGGATTCCTTTCCCTTTGGTGAtcattttattcttatattattcacgtaaaaaataaaattatttaatatatatttaataatcaaatatataataaataaaatgttcTCTTTCTCGTATATTCTCAtatgtaaatttaaaaaaaattaaaattaaagagaaCTTTATGAATTTTTACATTCCTAGAACAAATAAACTTTAATTCATGAATAATTCTCTTTATACTTGAATTTCTAGTCATTCAAGTTCGTGAATAACCTGATGAATAGTTTTCCGTACCATATAGTAATCACAGGatcgacgagagagagagagagagagaggggtttatTCCGGCCGCCGGTCTAACGAGCTCAACCCCATCGCAAATGAGTGAACGGAAGGCCATCACAAGAAACAATACACAAAGAAGTATAATCAATCATCATATATAGTAGAAAAGAAAGGCTGCTAACGAGTCACGCACGTCACCCATCTTCCTTTCCTGCCTTCTCATGCCCAAACTTGCTTTCTCATCTCTCTATGGACCTTATGTTCCATATCAAGAAttatatttgattaaaaaaaagaaaagaaaatagccTGATGATATATGCagcatattaatttttatatccaCATCTGGTCATATGGAAAAGTAGAAAGTAAATAAAACAATTATTTTCAATGAAATttgtattaatttatatttttaaaaattatataagttTCCTTCTCAAAATGTCTAAGAGTGTTTATAAGATAATTCAAAGTGGGACCAAACTAGGATAgctttagatttttcttttttatttttcatacgaATAAAATGTGATATAGAATTTGTTTTCATAAAAAATCTATTAATATAAAAATGatcgacaataaggcattatgtaaaaataaaaaaagttaattcaaagAAATAATCTACtcacaaaacattaaaattttcgatTCTAGCTCTTAGCATTGCGATGTAGAATTTAACATACTTCACAATTCtataatttactttttttttttttttttgtgatgtggTAAAGACTTTATCAAATCACCGTAATATGCTAACATTAAATTTCACTTTCAACACCATCCCttgctttaaaaaaaatattaaatggtCTTCAACATGTTGACCATTGTTTTCACACACATGGGAATGTCAAACACTCTGTTGTTGTATAAAAACCTAAAATAGTTTGGTGAGCATTACTTGTATACTAGTATGATATGATTATTAGATAGGCGAATAACCTTTTCTTTGGTGTCGTTGTTATTATGTACATTAATTTCTATCTCGGTTGCACATATTTTCTTCAACGCTTAGTGCTTAAGAATCCCAAGTAAAAGGAATTAagaattggtcgagtccctttgaCGAGATAATTCAAGTTTGACAAGGTAAAAGAGCATTTAGGTAATGTCAGTTAATGAACACCGAGTATAAGTGCACATACAAAGGGTTCCTTCGATATAagaaaatacaagtgttcatataGAATTATTATCTATCCTATACGACAAGACagattgaattattattttttttttataaggttTAGTGGAATCACATATCACATAACGAtcgattatttgattttttttttctcctctctctaTTGGAGCAAAATTTCAGACTGTAAATTtcatgaagaagaaaaaaaaataaaaaatcatagaaAACGAACAAGGAAAAGGACCTCTTAGGATCTCCACCTGATCAATACATCGCCCCACCACCACCATTGTCCACCTCGGGCGGAGCTCCGCCGACAGCGGCGTAGACGGCATCTGCCTCGAGCCAACGCCCCATGGGAGCGCACTCGGCCTTGTGGGCCAGTTTCCAGTGGAGCGCCTGGCACGCCCTCGAGCAGTAGTTGACGGCGCCGCAGACGGAGCAGCGGCGGAACTCGTGCCGCCGGGTCTCCGGCCGGCCGCAGTCGCCGTGGGAGCAGAGCCTCAGCCCCTCGTCCCCTGGCCCCCCGCCGGGAACCCTCGCCGCGAACCACTCCACCATGAACCGGTTGGCCGGGTGCGCCTTGGGGGCCGGAACGTTGCAGCCGAAATCGCTGAGGAGGGAGCAGCCGGAAACCAGcgcgtggcgacggtggtggtgcCACGCCACGAAGGGGGCTGCCGAGGACTTGAGAACGGCAGCGAGCTCCCGCGCGTTGGCCTGGACCAGGAAGCGGCGGCCCTCGGCGATGTTCCGACGCACGCCGTAGCCGTCCTGGAGGCAGTGGCCGAGCTCCCGCAGCGCGTCGACGTGGCCGAGGAAGGCCGCCCGGGCACACAGGGCGACGCCGGCGCGCAGGTCCTTGTCGCCCTTGGCTCCTCCGCTCCCGTTGAACTGTATCACCGCGAGGGAGTACAGCGCCGCCGCGTGGGAGCCCATCGCTGCCCGGGCCATCAGCGACGCGCCGCTTCCCCTGTTCTGTAGACAGTAGAAGCGGATCTGCCAAGCCAGACAATAACACGGTAAAACAAATGCTGATCCCCTCATCTTCTCCAAACTAATCTATCAAACAGAGGAGACTACTCCCACCATGCCCAAAATATAGCAAGCTTCGAGGTTTCCGGCGTCGGCGCACCGTTTCAAGAACCTGTGCGCGGATTCCGACCACTTCTTCGCTCGAACTGCAAGTGATTTCACCGACGCCATGTGAAGAACGAGCGGATTTAATCCCAATCTGTTCAGCCTCTTGCATCTATCAATCAATAGAAATcagatttttatcatttttatcaagGAAAACAGAGACAAAGGAGCGGAAGATTCAAGCAAAGGGAGAAAGGAAGACGGAAGGAATAGTACGTCACGAGCACgctgatgagatcggagggagaAGTGGCCGAGGCGATAAGCTTGCAGAGGATAGAGACGACCAGGTCGTCTGGGAGGCCATCGAAGAAGTCGGGGCTGTCCTCGGAGACAGCCTCGGTCGCCATCTTCCAGCCGAAGTCCTTTCTTCCAACCGCTGCTTCGCCGGGGGGGAGCCGCCGCCTCCTCTTCCTACTCATCCTCTCCTCCTCCGACGACGACCTCCAATGCGCTTCCCACTGCGTCCTGGGGTAGCAGAGGCCTCTTCTCGTTCGCATGGCTCCCTACAATCCGGCAGCCTAGAGGGTGTGCGTTGCGGAAGTCTCAGGGGGGAAAACAGCTAGATAAGACTGCCGGCCACATATATAGTTGTAGCagaggagcgagagagagagagagcggagaCGACATGTAGAAGATTTGGGATGAAATGACGGTTTTGCCATCAGGGCAGTGGTGGAACGGACCAGTAACGCACGGTCAGCGTGCGTTGACCGGTTGCTTCCCGTGGGTGCACGCTTAAAAAGGCCTAAAGCTAAAAAGCTACCTTGTAACTCGTGTTGCTTTTGATCCTCCCACTGTGGCCTCTCTCAATTTCtctgctttttctttttcttttttttttttcacttctcgtaaaattgtagagagagagagagagagcagtaccACTTTGAAAAAAGATAttgatgttttattttatgttacTCAAATGCAGGTAAAATTTCAATTCAGAGTAAGAAGGAACACAAGAGTATGTGGATCAAgcaaatatgaaaacaaatcttCAAGTATATTAGGGGCACAAAGATGTGTCATATACCAATGTCTGGCTCTCATAAAATATCCTCCAAGTcaattgttttatatatatatatatatatatatatatatttatttatttattcaatatcatcatATTGACTAGTAAGAAAGAAAGATGACAATATCGTTCGTTGAGAGTTGAAGAGCTCACTCGATATATCATATTTATCACTTAAtttttatacaaaaaaaataaagaaaattgcaAGAGTAACTCGCATGTGATCAACCTTGTCTTATTCATCCACGAGGAACATACGGTTCTTCCCTCATGATTTGAGAGGCAAACGAGTTCAACGTGAAATCCTTTTCAGTGAAGGTGGTAAAGGTCATTTGGATGATAacgtatggagagagagagagaaagagagagagggtgtTGTTACGCTTCTGGCTTTGGCAAAGTAACTGCAGCTGCATAAACAAGGGATTGGAAATGGCCATAAACAACCTCAGTCCCACTATGAGCGATCAAACTTCCAGACTCGGGCAATGTTATTACTGTTCGATCCAATATAGAAAGATGACGAGGAAGGATGGAAACATAAATGCATTTCTGCTTCGTGCATTAATATTTCGGATTCTTACTGTGCAGCTCAATTGAAGCCAATtcacaaaaataaaataagggAAAAGCATTAGACTCACACCTGATTTTTCGTTttgaatcatcttttttttttttaccatggctaaaaatttaaatttgtaGATGATATATTATCCGATTTATATTCTTAATGGATTTCTTCTATAATTATATGATAACTTTTTATTATCAATCAAATACGATGAAGTTGATTCTATGTGACTCATTTTTCCAAGTGTTCTTgcaaccaaaagaaaaaaaaaaaaaaaagttagattagtcAAAGAAGAATTTCATTTGATGAAGGAAGAAAATTGTTACCCCTATCTTGGGTTCCATTTTGATCCAAGCAAATGTAGAAAAATATTCAAATACCATAATCCGCTTTGGTccaaggacaaaaaaaaaaaaaaaacaaaacaaaacatatATTGTATATCGTTTTAATCCGAGGgaataaaacataaatatattatttcatattttaatcCAAAGGTAAAAAACATCTATAGCACACTCGTGTTAAAAACTCAAAAAGTTCATCTAGCAATAATGTCATTTGTTATATAGGTTATTAATAAATGCTCATATTAGATAAATTTATAagtttaaaacaaaaaaagtatacttaaaaaaaatttaatgataaaatatagaatattaaaaaaattaatgataaaatattccatGTAATATGCCTTATTAGTGCTTTTGTCATTTTGAGGATTCGAGGTGGAATCTCAATCTATCTTTTCTATATATGAGATGACCAAAGTCCATATGCCTAATGCTGATTAGTTGAGGATAATAATTATATATCTGATTAAATAAGATAAAGTTATAAATCATATATAATAGCTAGATCTTATCCCGTGTTATGCATTTATATTATCGGGCATATTGTTCGAACTAAGATAAACATGTAATGCACTGTCGTTAGGATCCACGACGTGACgatcaaaagaaacaaaaaaaaattatcctaTATGTGACACGATTAATATTGAGAGTATAATACTGTGATTACATTGGGAAGGGGAGATATAAATAGAGAATTATTATCCATAAATGTAAACTATTGCCGGTTAAAATACCCAAGCAACGTTTCTGTACGTACATACCAAACATACGTCTCTAAATCTTCGATAAGGCCCTGGTGTGACATGACATGATTTGCATGTGACTTCATCCTCCTACTCTTGATTTCAATGCACCTACCAATGCTTCGCTGATTCGGAGCATGGTGCGTGGGTAAGGTTCACAACTCTCGACTCAACCACCGATGCATTCCTTACAAGTCTTATTGCAAATTCACTCCATCGTAGGCCTCAGGGGTTGTCCGCGTCGATGTCTAATCCCACTCCTAAGTTGCTCCCTCCATCTTTCTCATTTTTCGATCGAATGTGACACTTCTTCTGAGTTTGCTACAACGGAGTAACGTTGTACGCGCCCCCGCCCCTCCTTTGGTGACACCATTGCTGTTGGCTGCTGTGTTGTGAAAGCTTCCTCTCCTCTCATTGCCGTGTGCTTCACAATCTACCACGATCTCTCGAGGGCTGAGTAAGGAGGCTTCAAGGAACTATGGATTAATACTGATTCACAGCAACTCTCCTGGATCTAATTCTCCGATCACTTCTCCTT is from Musa acuminata AAA Group cultivar baxijiao chromosome BXJ3-8, Cavendish_Baxijiao_AAA, whole genome shotgun sequence and encodes:
- the LOC103994849 gene encoding F-box protein At1g67340; the protein is MRTRRGLCYPRTQWEAHWRSSSEEERMSRKRRRRLPPGEAAVGRKDFGWKMATEAVSEDSPDFFDGLPDDLVVSILCKLIASATSPSDLISVLVTCKRLNRLGLNPLVLHMASVKSLAVRAKKWSESAHRFLKRCADAGNLEACYILGMIRFYCLQNRGSGASLMARAAMGSHAAALYSLAVIQFNGSGGAKGDKDLRAGVALCARAAFLGHVDALRELGHCLQDGYGVRRNIAEGRRFLVQANARELAAVLKSSAAPFVAWHHHRRHALVSGCSLLSDFGCNVPAPKAHPANRFMVEWFAARVPGGGPGDEGLRLCSHGDCGRPETRRHEFRRCSVCGAVNYCSRACQALHWKLAHKAECAPMGRWLEADAVYAAVGGAPPEVDNGGGGAMY